From the Candidatus Nomurabacteria bacterium genome, one window contains:
- a CDS encoding DUF87 domain-containing protein — protein sequence MGILDKILGKSSKKADEHQVLPVLPEEIYQAATLELQDVIAPSALQVEPKALHLGDKIARTFFVISYPRYLTDNWFAPIINLDKIFDVSFFIHPIDTATILRQFQKKVAEVQSQINMRESRGLVRDPILDTAYRDLESLRDSLQQAQEKMFDVGLYITMYADNEDELFKLENEIKSILDAKLVYLKPALFQQEEGFKSVIPIGTDLLGVHQKLNSEPLSSIFPFVSFDLTSDKGILYGVNRHNSSLVIFDRFSLENYNSITFAKSGSGKSYATKLELIRTLMFDTEVIVIDPEREYEYLAEAVGGRYFNISLSSDHHINPFDLPIPREDETASDVLRSNTINLVGLFRIMLGGLTPEEDAIIDRAITETYAIKDITANSDFSNIEPPLLSDFEMVLSGMENTESVVQKLQKYTRGSWAGFLNQPSNVDINKKFVVFSVRDMEDELKPVAMYIVTHYIWNAVRKNLRKRLLVVDEAWWMMKSEDTASFLYSIAKRGRKYYLGLMTITQDVGDFLKSPYGLPIVTNSSIQLLLKQSPSSIDVLQKTFNLTDEEKYLLLESGVGEGIFFAGLKHVAIKIIASYTEDQIITSDPSQVLAIQKAKKDLEEASS from the coding sequence ATGGGAATTTTAGATAAAATTTTAGGTAAATCAAGTAAAAAAGCAGACGAACACCAAGTTTTGCCTGTTTTACCAGAGGAAATATATCAAGCGGCAACTCTAGAACTTCAGGATGTTATCGCGCCATCAGCACTACAAGTTGAGCCAAAGGCTTTGCATTTGGGTGATAAAATAGCTCGTACTTTTTTTGTAATTTCTTATCCAAGATATCTTACTGATAACTGGTTTGCGCCAATCATCAACTTAGATAAAATATTTGATGTTTCTTTTTTCATACACCCTATTGATACAGCTACAATATTGCGTCAATTTCAGAAAAAAGTTGCTGAGGTGCAAAGTCAGATAAATATGAGAGAGAGCCGTGGTCTTGTTCGTGACCCAATACTTGATACTGCGTACCGCGACCTAGAAAGTTTGCGTGATAGTTTGCAACAAGCCCAAGAAAAGATGTTTGATGTTGGTTTGTATATAACAATGTATGCCGACAATGAAGATGAGCTTTTCAAGTTGGAAAATGAAATAAAGTCTATCTTAGATGCCAAGCTAGTGTATCTAAAGCCAGCACTGTTTCAGCAGGAAGAAGGATTTAAGAGTGTAATTCCAATAGGTACAGATCTTCTTGGTGTACACCAGAAGCTTAATTCTGAACCTCTTTCTAGTATTTTCCCATTCGTTTCTTTTGACCTTACTTCTGATAAGGGTATTTTATATGGCGTAAATCGACACAATTCAAGCTTGGTTATATTCGACCGTTTCTCACTTGAAAACTATAACTCTATTACTTTTGCAAAATCTGGTTCTGGTAAATCTTATGCCACAAAACTAGAGCTTATTCGTACTCTCATGTTCGACACAGAAGTGATTGTGATAGACCCAGAGCGTGAATATGAATACTTGGCTGAAGCGGTAGGTGGAAGATATTTCAATATTTCACTATCTAGTGATCACCACATCAATCCTTTTGATCTTCCTATACCTCGTGAAGATGAAACAGCTAGTGATGTGCTTCGCTCCAATACAATCAACTTGGTTGGGTTGTTTAGAATAATGCTCGGCGGCCTTACTCCAGAAGAAGATGCAATTATTGATCGTGCGATAACTGAGACATATGCTATCAAGGATATCACTGCAAATTCTGATTTCTCGAATATTGAACCACCGCTTTTGTCTGACTTTGAAATGGTTTTATCAGGAATGGAGAATACCGAATCCGTTGTTCAGAAGTTGCAAAAGTACACTCGCGGTAGTTGGGCAGGTTTCTTAAATCAGCCTTCAAACGTTGATATCAATAAAAAATTCGTAGTGTTTTCAGTGCGTGATATGGAAGACGAACTCAAGCCTGTTGCGATGTATATTGTTACTCACTACATTTGGAATGCAGTACGTAAAAATCTACGCAAAAGATTGCTTGTAGTGGACGAGGCATGGTGGATGATGAAAAGTGAAGACACAGCATCTTTCTTGTACTCAATTGCCAAGCGCGGAAGAAAATACTATCTAGGACTAATGACCATAACACAAGACGTGGGGGACTTCTTGAAAAGTCCGTACGGATTGCCGATCGTAACAAACTCTTCTATTCAATTGCTGTTGAAACAATCTCCTAGTTCTATAGATGTTCTTCAAAAGACTTTCAATTTAACAGATGAAGAAAAGTATCTTCTTTTAGAATCAGGAGTCGGAGAGGGAATATTTTTTGCTGGATTAAAGCATGTCGCCATAAAGATTATTGCTTCATATACTGAAGATCAGATCATAACATCTGATCCATCACAAGTATTGGCCATCCAGAAAGCTAAAAAGGATTTAGAAGAAGCGTCTAGTTAG